Genomic DNA from Verrucomicrobiota bacterium:
CGCTGAGAGCTGCGGCTGCGTAGCGGCCTGACTAGCGACAAAGGCCTCCGAGCCCAGAACCCTTCCGTCGGTGAAGTAGCGCACCCTGCAGCGCAGCACCACGGTCAGCGGCAGTTTACCCTTCTCCCTCTCCAACACCCGCAGGGCTTCCTCTCGGCTCAGGACAGCCTTCCCCTCTTTCTCCTCTGAACCTGCTCCGTAGAGGGTTTGTCGGTAGCCGGAGAGATCCCCCCCAAGAACCGAGAGGCCCTCGCGCGCACGGGTGCCTCCTCCAACCGCTTCCCCGTAACCGCAGAAGCGGTAGTCCTTAGGATCCTCTACTAGTTCGGCTCGGACCGCATTGAGGTCGATATAGGCCGCTACCGTCCGCAGTGCCCATCTCTCTCCCTCAACCAAAACGCTCTTGAACCGGTCTGACCACAACGGTCCGTAGCGCTCGTGCGTGCGATTGTACCAGAGGGTAAACCGCTGCTTCAATGTCTTCATCAGCCAAGAGACATCATGCATGCGTTCCAGCAGCTGACGACGCACAGCCTCCCCTGCGGAAG
This window encodes:
- a CDS encoding transposase; this encodes MKRRRRRLVAHGVGYYHLMSRTVNGEALFGEVEKEVLRRMLWQVAEFSGVRVITYALMKNHFHLLVEVPEKQEISDTELVRRYGVLYPRVTPWQPLSAGALERLLSTSAGEAVRRQLLERMHDVSWLMKTLKQRFTLWYNRTHERYGPLWSDRFKSVLVEGERWALRTVAAYIDLNAVRAELVEDPKDYRFCGYGEAVGGGTRAREGLSVLGGDLSGYRQTLYGAGSEEKEGKAVLSREEALRVLEREKGKLPLTVVLRCRVRYFTDGRVLGSEAFVASQAATQPQLSA